CTGCCCAACCATCCCAAATCTACATAGTCagcttaacagaaaaaaaaaagatggaatcagcagggagcccaatccttcagagCTTCTACAAGAGAGCAGGAAagcattatccccccccccccccccccaacacacacacacacacacacccacctcctgagacacacaaaaaaaagagagaaaatgcaGAGCAGCATCAGCTAGAACTTGCTAGTAGAGCTGCTACCACCAGCTATAGGGAAGATGTGAGGGGATGGACAGACTAAAGAAAGATGGAGAGGATTAAGATTTTATAAACCTAGGAATATGTTTTCTCAGTTCCATTACATAACTTGCCTTGAATGAATAACtgcataaaagtggttaataaagcccaataataaaataaaacaaacatgtaaacTTTTTCCATACACAGTGAGATGAAGACACCCACCGTTTATAATCAGCAAATGCAGAACAGCCCACCTGGGACCCTAGTTATCTGATACCATCTCCCCTATGTGCCAACAGAGTTCTCTTCTTTCACTGTCACATTACATATTGCAGTCATGAAATTGGACGTAACCAGATGTTGAGGTATTGCCGCTGATGGTGAAGGGAGGGGCGAGCTCAAGCTCCACCGACTTTGGGTGCCTGCAGGGAATCAAAAATACATAGGTGCTTACCCCCAGATCTCCATCACCCCAACGAAACCCTGTCAGAATCACCAAGCACTCCAAATGGACTCTCCAACGAGCTATTCTTCTCATGCTACACAGCCCCTCTTTTTAAACTACTCATGGTGTCCCCACCTCTTGTCGTCAGATGCAGAAAGAAATAACCATGAGACACCCCCCATCCCTCACGCAGCTCAGTCCTTTCCTCACCATTTCATGTCTTGCTCTGCACTCACCGAAACTTATCCAGGTTGAAAATGAAGTTAGAACCTAAAGGTGGGAAGAGCAGTTATCAGAATTAgaaaccttcttttaaaaaattaaaaagccaatGCTCAATCCACACAAAGCCTGTACATGATCACACTATCACACCACAACCCAGATTTGAGAAGGCTTTTTCCCCCCCTtctgtgggggaaaaaaaaaacaacttaagagTCGGGTGCTAAATCTGGGGTGGCAAAAGTGTTTTTCAATGTCATACAAGACTGGGGGGAAAAGAAATGTACTTGATGCAGACTGATCACAGGTTTGAGGGGGAGGGGTCTCCTCTGATGCTGTAGTTGAActttacccctccccatcccttgcagccagggccaccgagagactgggccgggcccgggacagggccgcccccgggccccctctCCATCCCCGGGCCCTGTGCACTAACCTTGCACCTCTCTCACCTTCGCAGCAACAGACCTCGCCTtctttccgtgccccgccctcgcggacgttacgtcaggtgagggcgggacacagaaggaaggagattggaaggcccgagtcgacgtcaagacatcaagacgaggaggagaaggaggaaggagatttgatttttttttttacaagcagggcacgaggcgctgcctgcgacgctgcttcgccggtttttttaatgtgtggcgccgcgggaacggccacgggaggcggcgggagcggagcaccccccacccactggcacccggggcggaccgcccccaccgccccccccccccccccttggtacgccactggtgcagtgTGAACTAGCATCAGATCACGTTACACTAACAATCCACCCTCACACACCTCAGCAGCCTATAACATCTCAGTGCCCTGAGAGTGCCCAGCCTCAGGTATTCTGCAGCAACTCTCAGCACCTTTCAGAATTTAGCAAACTGGTCTACACAGggtcccacaattgctaagaccggccctgaacccTTAGAACAGCTCAGTCAGGGAGGCCCAGAGGAAAGAAGCCCTCCGACATATGCCTCCTCTGTGAGCACGCAAACTATAGAAGCTCCACTCAAGTAGACCAAGTTTATCATGGAACACTCCTGAAACTAAACTTAGAGCCCAGGCCAAAGCCTGGCTCAATTCTGCTGAATACTGAAAGATAAAACTTTAACTTTGGAACTCCAGGCAGAGACAAGTTGTTTGTGCTGCCTTTTGAAAGACAGATTACTGCACACAGTAGCCCTTCATGAGCAAGCCATGGGAGAGAGTTCTTTAGAGCAAGGACAGACTTTGTGTATTGGACTTTTCCCTACTTCTGAAAGAACAGGTCACCCCTTTTCCTGCACATTAATAAATTGTTTTGCTTCACATTTAAACCCCCTGTGTTTATCAaggctccaggcccacccttgctcATACTGCTACACTCATCACACTGCACTCTGCACATACTGTGTTCCATGCACTGAATTCTGCAATCACTTACTCTGCCTGCACCATCCTCCCTGATGCCATTTGATGAGGACATAGGACACGACACATATCAGCATCGCAGCAAGACTGACCCCCAGGATGAGCCCCAGTGCACTGGCCATTCCAGCTCCTGCAGATTACAAAGAGGTCAGGGTGAGACTAACTCTAGAGTGACTCCTGGAGAAGAGAACGTACATGTCTAAATTCTGCAACTCACAGTAAGGTCAGGATTAGAATGAACCAGGGGCATTGCCATAtctcgcagtgggagggggggccagagcccgaggtggggagggcacattttggtctgccacttCCCCCTgccgccctgccactccccacccactgcgacagcaaataccttggctggcgggggtccccaacccacgccAACTGAAacgttgtccagcgctggtctcaggcactgccgcgttgcctgccctgtcttcccctcacgtcctgcatgctccttttaatgaaattgagcatgctcat
The sequence above is a segment of the Microcaecilia unicolor chromosome 12, aMicUni1.1, whole genome shotgun sequence genome. Coding sequences within it:
- the SMIM35 gene encoding small integral membrane protein 35, which encodes MRRSTVRGLLQVNAGEYTGESGAVGAGYGEVYPRDMQFAAGPGAGMASALGLILGVSLAAMLICVVSYVLIKWHQGGWCRQSSNFIFNLDKFRHPKSVELELAPPFTISGNTSTSGYVQFHDCNM